GGTAGGCGCAGTCGGCCCCGTCGAGCAGGGCGCGCACCGAGCCGGGGTCGCGGACGTCGCCGAGGACGACGTCGACCTGGTCGAGGACGTCGGCGGGCAGGGTCTCCAGCCAGCCGTAGGAGGAGAAGGAGTTGTACTGGGCCATGGCCCTGACCCGGTGCCCCGAGGCGACCAGCGCCTCGGTCAGGTGCGAGCCGATGAAGCCTTCGGCCCCGGTGACTGCGGCGAGCGGTGCGGATGTCAACGCGGTGTCCTTTCCAGGAGGTCGGGCGGTTCGGGGCGGGCGCTCGGCGGCGCGTCCGCTGGGGCGATGGGCGGTGACGCGGTACGGGCCGGTCACAGATGCGGGGCCGGACGGCCCAGCAGACACAGCGCGCACACGGCGAGACACAGTGCGGCGCCGCCGCAGCACAGCGGGAGCGCCTCGGCCCCGGGCGGCAGCCGCAGCACGGTGACGGCGCCGGCGCCGCCCGCGGCCGGCAGGCAGACGGCGGCCGCCGGCCAGGCCGCACCGAACGCCTGGAGCAGCAGCGCCGTCCACAACGCGGCGGCCAGTGGCAGCAGTTCGGCGGGCGGGGCACCGGTCAGCGGCGCCGCGGGCAGCAGCGGCAGCAGATAGGCCAGCAGGCAGCAGCCGAGCACCCCGGCCGAGCGCAGCAGGAAGCCGGCGGGTGTGGTGGCCCGGCGCAGCGCCGCGACCGACCAGCCGCGGTAGCGGTACAGCAGCCACTCCGCCGGGCCCATGCTCACGGTCAGCACGATCACGGCGTACGGGTGCAGCCGCCCCTCCAGCAGTACCAGGACCGCCGCCGACAGACCGAACAGGCCGTACGGCAGGGAGGTCACCGGGCGGGGGCGCGCTCCGCCGGTCCCGGCGGGCGCCGAGCAGACCTCGCGCAGGGCGCGGGCGGTCGCGGCGAGCGTGGCCAGCAGCGCCAGCAGCACCAGCCCCGCCCGCACCGCGGGGCCCGGCTCCCACCACGGCAGCAGTACCGCCCCGGCGATCAGCGGGGAGAGCGCGGCCAGCAGCCACCGCTCGCGGGCGAGCACCAGCAGGACGCCCGCCGCCGCCAGGTACGCCGACTGCGCCGCCGCCACCCAGAGCACCGCCTTGCCGCCGGCCGCGAGAGCGGCGGCGGCCGTGGCCAGCAGCGCGCCCGGCGGGGCCCCGGCGAGCAGGGTGCGTCCGGCCTCCCGGCGGCCCGCGGTCATCCGCAGATGGGCGCGGTGTCCCAGCGCCTGGCCCCAAGCCCAGGAGACGACACCCGCCACCACCAGCGGGGAGGTGGAACCGCCGGAGGACCACAGGGGCGCGGTGAGGAGATAGGCCAGGCCGGGCAGCGCGAACAGGACACCGCGCAGCAGGCAGCGCACATGGTCGGGGCGCCAGGGGTCGGGCGCCGGGGCGGGTTCGGGAAAGCTGCGGGGGACCCGTTCGTAGAGCGCGGCGGCCAGCGAGAACAGGTCCGGATGGCCGTAGCGGTCCCGGATGACGTCGGCGGACAGCCCTTCGGCCTCCAGCAGCGCGGCCACCTCGTAGGGGTGGACCGCGGGGCCCACGCGGTCGGACAGGTCGGCGGCGAGGGCGCTGACCGCGCTCTCGTCCGGCGCGAGCCGGGGCAGCCGCAGGGCGAGGGTGCGGTCGTCGCCGCGCCGGGCGCGGACCCTGCTGGTCCCGGCCAGGCGCAGGGCCAGCGTGTCCTGTTCGGCGCCGCCGGGTTCCAGCGCCATGGGGCCGCTCACAGGGCCACGCTCCCGGCGCCCGCGGCGGGGGAGCGGGTGGGCAGCGGGTGCGCGCCCGCAACGGCGCCGCACCGTGATCCGGTCCGCTCCCGCGCCGCCGCTGCCGTTGTTGTCGCCGTTGCCGTCGCCGTCCCGGAGGAGGCCGACAGCTCCAGGTAGATGGAGCGGAACGTCTCGATGGTGCGGCGCAGGGTGAACTGCTCGATCACCCGCAGCCGGGCCGCCTCGCCCATCGCCGCGCGGCGCCCGGCATCGCCCAGCAGCCGCAGCGCGGCGGCGGCCATCGCGGCCGGGTCGCGCGGCGGTACGACCAGACCGGCGTCGCCCACCGCCTCCCGTACGCCGCCCACATCGGTGGAGACGGTCGCCCGGCCGCACGACATGGCCTCGATCAGGGTGAACGGGAAGCCCTCGCTGATGCTGGAGAGCATCACCACGTTCCCGGCGGCGTAGGCGTCCTTGATGTCGTCCACGCGCCCCTCGAACCGGACGGCGTCGCCCTGGCCGAGTTCGGCGGCCAGCGCCTCGCAGCGCTCCCGGTACGCCTCGCCGCCGCGCGGTGTGCCGCCGAACAACCGCAGTCTGGCCTCGGGCAGTTCGGCCCGGACCAGGGCGAAGGCGCGGATGAGGGTCTCCAGGTCCTTGATCGGGTCGACGCGGCCCGCCCAGCTGAGCGTGGGCACCTCCGGCTCGGGTCCGGCCGGCGGGAAGGCGGCCGGGTCGACGCCGTTGTAGACCGTGCGGATCGCCTCCGGGTCGGCGCCGCCCTCCTCCTCCCACAGCCGGTTGTAGCGGTTGCCCGGGGTGATCAGCGCGGCCCTGCGGTAGGTCTCCTCGGCCAGCAGCCGGAAGAAGCCGAGGACGACCGCCTTGACCGGCCAGCGGTAGGGCGCCGTGCGGTAGCCGAGGAAACGTTCGCGCAGATAGACGCCGTGCTCGGTCAGCAGCAGCGGCACACCGTGCTGTTCGAGCGCGGCGAGGCCCGGCAGGACGGCCACCCCGCCGCTGACCGCGTGCGCGACCCCGGTGTGCGGCGGCGGCGCGGCCAGCGGACGCAGCGCGTGTTCGAGCAGCCCGGTGGCGGTCAGCGCGTCGTGCAGGGTGGGCCGGGCCTCCCGGACCACCAGTCCGGGCTGGTTCCACACGGCGCTCAGCACGGAGACCGCGCGGTCGCCGCGCAGGAACGGGCCGAGGGTGCCCGCGGCGGCGGCCCGTGCCAGGGCGTGCAGCGCGGGCGCGAAGCCGTCCTCGGCGCCCGGGTCGAGCAGTGCGGTGAGGAACCGCTCGTAGTCGGCGGTGAGCTGCCGCCGCGCACGGCCGCGGGGCGGCCGTCCGCCGGGCGGGCTGCCCCACATCGGGACCGACAGCACGCTGCCGACGTGCGGGGGCAGCTCCCACACCAGCGGCTCGCGGCCGGTGCCGGTCACGGCGAGGACGTCGAAGGCCAGATCGGGCATGCCGGTGACGAGCTGGTCGCACCAGACGCTGACACCGCCGTGACTGTGCGGGTAGGTGCCTTCGGTGAGCAGGGTGACGCGCGCGGGGGCGGAGTCGCGTGCGCCGTGGTGAACGTGCATCGAGGTGTGCTCCACGGCCGAGGTGTGGGGTGGCAGTGCCGGTCCCGGCCGCTGGGTCGCGGCCGGGACCGTTTCGGTGCGCCGTTCAGTGCGCTGTGGTGGGCGCGCTCCTGGCTGTCACGCCCGCGGGGATCCGGGCGTGCGGGGCGGGTGCGGTGACCGGTCCGGTCACGGTGGTGCCGGGTGCGGCCGGGGACGCGGGTGCGGCCGGGGCCGAGGCGGGCAGGGAGTAGGCGAGCGGCTGCCCCGCCGAGGCGGTCCAGCCGGAGCGGGCGCCCGCGTAGGCGGTGCCGAAGTCCTGTCCGGCCAGGGTGGTTCCGGCGGGCAGGGTGGCGGTCACGTCGACCCCGTCGGGGGCGGACACGGTGACCGTGTCGCCGATCCGGTACGCGGTGACCTGTCCGGCGCGCAGGGCCGACTGCCAGGCGCTGCGGCGCTGCATCTCGGCGCCGATGTCCGCCATCCGCAGGTTCACCAGCGGGGTGTCGTCGGCGAACAGCGCGCGGTAGCCGTCGAGCACGCCGTCCAGGACCGGGTAGGCGATGCGTTCCTCGGCGAGGTTGGACTGGTGGACGAAGTGCGGCCTGGGGTCGTTGGCGAGGACGTGGCCGAGGGCGATGCGGGTCTCCAGCGGCACGATGTGGTCCGCGTAGCCGGTGGCGGTGTCCAGCGGGGCCGGCAGGCAGGTGGTGGTGGCCGGGTTGTCCTCGCAGATGCCGCTGCCGCCCTGGGCGCGGCTGGTGTAGAGCCAGTTGTACTCGTCGACCTGTTCGCCGGCCCGGCCCGCGTTGTAGAAGACGTTCATCGGGTAGCGCGAGACGGTGGTGGCGGTGCCGACCCGGCGCTGCTCGGGGTCACGGGAGTTGTCCGAGGCGAGCCAGGTGACGCCGTTGTCGGCGAGGGCGGGCGCCAGGCCGGGGTTGTCGTCGGGCTGCTGCGGCAGCACCCGCAGGCCCGAGTGCTCGCCGGTGACCAGCTCCGTGTTGTCCAGCGGCAGCCCGGCTTTCTGCCCCCAGGCCCGGTTGACGGAGATCTCGTCGGAGATGTCCTGCCGGCTGACCCACTCGGTGGCGCCGTCCTGGTCGGTCTCGCACTTCCAGGGGACCACCGAGACATCCTGTTTGCAGCCGAGGAAGGCGTGCGTGTAGGTGTGGTTGACCCAGCGGAAGCGGTCGCGGTCGGCGATCAGCCTGTCGGCCAGCGGGTCGGCGCCGTTGTGGTCGGCGCGCTCGTCGTCGCTGCCCACCGCGTTGTAGACCAGGTCGAAGGTGAAGCCGTGGCTCTGCTCCCAGGAGGTGGCGTAGTCGACGTCCGCCGGGGTCATGCGGATCGGGTCGGGCGTGCCCTGGCCGATGGGGCAGTCGACGTCGCCGGGCGTGCAGTTGAGCTGGGTGTCCCAGCGGTCGTCGGCGGCGAAGACGTCGTCGACGTGCACGGCGAAGTAGTTGCGCGAGGCGCCCAGGTGCACACCGCCGGTCATCCACTCCACGATGCCGCGGGCCAGCAGCCGGAACTGCTGCTGGTACTGGTTGTAGACGAAGGTCACCACCAGTTCGCGCCGCCCGTCGTGGCGGTACTCGCCCACCAGCGAGCCGCGCCGCCCCGACTGCCCGGGGATCGGGGCGTCCACGTACGGCGTGAAGTCGGCGCCGGCCGCGGGCTGGGAGAGATAGGCGTAACTCTCGGCAACGGTGGGGGAGTTGTCCTCGAAGGGCACGGCTCCGGACAGATAGCCGAAGGGCCCCGCCTTGCCTGCGGCGGTCACCTGGGCCTCGACCCCGTCGACACTGCCGGAGTAGCCGCCGGCGGTCGGCAGCTGGAGCCCGGCCTGGGGGCGGGCGTAGGTGTAGGCGTCGACCTGCGGGACGCCGTAGGTCTTCTCGTAGGCGGCGAGCGCGGCCATCTCGGGCGAGTTCGCCGGGAACGGGTTGTCGTCGGGCAGGACGACGGCCTGGAATCTGGCCCGCGGCCGGCCGTCCACCGTGTCCGCGAGGAAGGCCGCGTCGATCACGGGTCTCCCGGCCTGGGTCAGGTCGATCTCCGTGTACGGCGTGCCGGCCGCGTCGAGTTCGGCGGCTATCGCGCCGGTGGACGGGCCGCCGTCGCTCACGATCAGGGTCCGCAGGTCGACGCGGGGCGCGGTGCCGTCGGCGTGGGCGGCCCCTGCGGGCAGTCCCAGCGCGGCGACGAGCGCGCCGACCGTGAGCGCGGTCGTGCGTATGGTCCGCTTCATGCGGTGAGGTCCTCTCCCCCCGGCAGGGGCGGCGCGGCTCTTGTGGAGCGGGCGCGGCCCCTCGCGTGACGCCGGTGCCCCCCTCGGACACCGGCCGTCGACGCATCCGTCGCGTCATATGGTGAAGGGTTTGTGTGCCTGATGGAGCCGTGTGCCGGGTCCTGACGGAAAATCGGCAGGGACTCGCCGGTCGGGCCGCGGTCCGCGCGCGGCCGCCGCGGGCGCCGCGGCCGGTCCGGACGCGCGGCGCCCGGACCGGCCGGGTCCCAGGTGGCGGGCGGCGCCCGGACCGGCGGCCGGGTCAGGCCCGCCGGTCCGCGCGCCGCGCATCCGGGTCGCGGCGCCCGCTTCGCCCCGGGCCGAAATCCGGTCCCCGCGGCGGGGCGTCAGGCGCAGTTCACTCGTGTCTCGGGCGTGTAGACGGGCCCGCCGCTGCTGTTGGTGCCGTCGCTGAACTCGGCGTAGTAGTACGAGTAGAAGCCGATGTCGCCGTTGCAGCCCGAGTCCGCGGCGACCTGGAGGGTGAGGGTGACGGTG
The sequence above is drawn from the Streptomyces sp. SAT1 genome and encodes:
- the pelF gene encoding GT4 family glycosyltransferase PelF, whose protein sequence is MHVHHGARDSAPARVTLLTEGTYPHSHGGVSVWCDQLVTGMPDLAFDVLAVTGTGREPLVWELPPHVGSVLSVPMWGSPPGGRPPRGRARRQLTADYERFLTALLDPGAEDGFAPALHALARAAAAGTLGPFLRGDRAVSVLSAVWNQPGLVVREARPTLHDALTATGLLEHALRPLAAPPPHTGVAHAVSGGVAVLPGLAALEQHGVPLLLTEHGVYLRERFLGYRTAPYRWPVKAVVLGFFRLLAEETYRRAALITPGNRYNRLWEEEGGADPEAIRTVYNGVDPAAFPPAGPEPEVPTLSWAGRVDPIKDLETLIRAFALVRAELPEARLRLFGGTPRGGEAYRERCEALAAELGQGDAVRFEGRVDDIKDAYAAGNVVMLSSISEGFPFTLIEAMSCGRATVSTDVGGVREAVGDAGLVVPPRDPAAMAAAALRLLGDAGRRAAMGEAARLRVIEQFTLRRTIETFRSIYLELSASSGTATATATTTAAAARERTGSRCGAVAGAHPLPTRSPAAGAGSVAL